From the Leifsonia sp. AG29 genome, one window contains:
- a CDS encoding GtrA family protein has translation MSGLPGSEEAPRRRSGFRAFFDHSVVRYLIAGGLAFLVDFGLLALFHEVLGIATWLAAGLAFIISFAFTYTIQRVFSFGSQVPHGPALLKYTTLVAVNTIATAVIVAVVDTSPLSWAGGKIIATCVTTIWNYFAYRYWVFAAPRRTTAAAPTARED, from the coding sequence ATGAGCGGCCTCCCGGGCAGCGAGGAGGCACCACGGCGGAGGAGCGGCTTCCGCGCCTTCTTCGATCACTCCGTGGTCAGGTACCTCATCGCCGGCGGACTCGCCTTCCTCGTCGACTTCGGCCTGCTCGCCCTGTTCCACGAGGTTCTCGGCATCGCGACCTGGCTGGCCGCCGGCCTCGCCTTCATCATCAGCTTCGCGTTCACGTACACGATCCAGCGGGTGTTCTCCTTCGGCTCGCAGGTCCCGCACGGGCCGGCGCTCCTCAAGTACACGACGCTGGTCGCCGTGAACACGATCGCGACCGCCGTGATCGTCGCCGTCGTGGACACGTCGCCGCTGAGCTGGGCGGGCGGGAAGATCATCGCCACCTGCGTGACGACGATCTGGAACTACTTCGCTTACCGGTATTGGGTCTTCGCCGCGCCGCGGCGGACGACCGCGGCGGCCCCGACCGCCCGAGAGGACTGA
- a CDS encoding GH25 family lysozyme: MPKITRFRAALAVVPLAAIVVAGGLPLWAGEPAAAAATATSPTTAPASPTPATTSSPTSPKPASPSVNADPDLATQNAAHDHAMGSTVQQYEPRPVSQKAVASPSLAPPGLPGLDVSGWQTNIDWNQVAANGAKFAYVKATESTDYTSSQFALQYNGSYAAGLTRGAYHFAVPNASSGAAQANFFVNNGGGWSKDGRTLPPLLDIEYDPYTSTDGTNTCYGLSAGAMVAWIADFSNTVYQRVGRYPAIYTTTGWWTQCTGNSPAFGANPLFIARYPSNISNGPGAMPAGWGTYTMWQWADAGVFPGDQDVFNGGTAALLQLALTGQALAQPVIGAGDLNGDGKPDILARKPDGSLWFYAGTGASGNSAGYAAGVQVGSGWDIFDDIIAPGDLNGDGKPDLLGRRRDGTLVFYPVTGTTSGGAPLFGAGIALSSGWDMFTDVIAAGDVNGDHRPDLLGRKPDGTLWLYPGTGQVGSGSTGFVNGPQVGTSWNIFSQVVGVGDLSGDGWDDLLALRTDGSLWLYRGSSAGYQSGTPVSASGLAASDLLIAGGDANGDGRPDLLARTGSGELDFYAGTMSVAAPFGAPQTVGSGWTVFNRVIGAGDTNGDGTPDIVATASDGTLWFYAGNGSSGGVNRSYQAGIRIGWGWNGFTRVIGGGDLNGDGRPDLVAVYGDGSLWLYPGTGVVNPASPAAYGAGIRIGSGGWNAFTSLSLGDFDGDGIADILAKATDGTLRLYRGIRQTPSSTAWLASPVVIGSGWNAYSAIDTTGDSNGDGKADVVAQRPDGTLWISAGTGTGGTVTLAPATLIGSGWTIFSTVTGTGDKSPGRTGDLLGVRTDGALLYYPSTNAAGVANVPGLAGAVVAGSGWQIFG; encoded by the coding sequence ATGCCCAAAATCACACGCTTCCGGGCCGCTCTGGCCGTGGTCCCGCTTGCCGCCATCGTCGTCGCCGGCGGCCTGCCCCTGTGGGCCGGTGAGCCCGCAGCCGCCGCGGCTACGGCCACGTCGCCGACCACGGCGCCGGCATCCCCCACGCCGGCGACGACCTCCAGCCCGACGTCGCCGAAGCCCGCTTCCCCCAGTGTCAACGCGGATCCGGACCTGGCCACGCAGAACGCCGCTCACGACCACGCTATGGGGTCGACCGTCCAGCAGTACGAGCCGCGGCCCGTCTCGCAGAAGGCGGTGGCGTCGCCGAGCCTCGCTCCTCCCGGGCTGCCCGGCCTCGACGTCAGCGGCTGGCAGACGAACATCGACTGGAACCAGGTGGCCGCCAACGGCGCAAAGTTCGCTTACGTGAAGGCGACCGAGTCGACCGACTACACGAGCAGCCAGTTCGCCCTCCAGTACAACGGCTCTTACGCGGCAGGCCTGACCCGCGGCGCCTATCACTTCGCCGTGCCCAACGCGAGCTCGGGCGCCGCGCAGGCGAACTTCTTCGTGAACAACGGCGGCGGCTGGTCCAAGGACGGCCGCACGCTCCCCCCGCTGCTCGACATCGAATACGACCCGTACACCTCGACGGACGGCACGAACACCTGTTACGGGCTGTCGGCGGGGGCGATGGTCGCCTGGATCGCCGATTTCTCGAACACCGTCTATCAGCGGGTCGGCCGCTACCCGGCGATCTACACGACCACCGGCTGGTGGACGCAGTGCACCGGGAACAGCCCCGCGTTCGGAGCCAATCCGCTGTTCATCGCGCGCTACCCCAGCAACATCTCCAACGGCCCCGGAGCGATGCCCGCCGGATGGGGCACCTACACGATGTGGCAATGGGCGGACGCCGGTGTGTTCCCGGGTGACCAGGACGTCTTCAACGGAGGCACGGCCGCCCTGCTGCAGCTGGCGCTAACCGGCCAGGCGCTGGCCCAGCCGGTGATCGGCGCCGGGGACCTCAACGGCGACGGCAAGCCTGACATCCTCGCACGCAAGCCCGACGGATCGCTCTGGTTCTACGCGGGCACGGGAGCGAGCGGGAACTCGGCGGGATACGCCGCCGGGGTGCAGGTCGGCTCCGGCTGGGACATCTTCGACGACATCATCGCGCCCGGCGATCTCAACGGCGACGGGAAGCCCGACCTCCTCGGGCGCCGGAGAGACGGCACGCTCGTCTTCTATCCGGTGACCGGGACCACCAGCGGAGGCGCGCCCCTCTTCGGCGCGGGGATCGCTCTCAGCTCCGGCTGGGACATGTTCACCGACGTCATCGCCGCCGGAGACGTGAACGGCGATCACCGCCCCGACCTGCTCGGCCGCAAACCGGACGGCACGCTCTGGCTGTATCCGGGGACGGGCCAGGTCGGATCCGGGAGCACGGGATTCGTGAACGGGCCGCAGGTCGGCACCTCCTGGAACATCTTCTCCCAGGTCGTCGGCGTCGGCGACCTGAGCGGGGACGGCTGGGACGACCTGCTGGCCCTGCGGACCGACGGCTCGCTGTGGCTCTACCGGGGGTCCTCGGCGGGCTATCAGTCGGGCACGCCGGTGAGCGCCTCGGGCCTGGCGGCCTCGGATCTCCTCATCGCGGGCGGCGACGCGAACGGCGACGGACGCCCGGACCTCCTCGCGCGCACGGGGTCGGGAGAGCTCGACTTCTACGCGGGGACGATGTCCGTCGCGGCTCCGTTCGGCGCTCCCCAGACGGTCGGCTCGGGCTGGACCGTGTTCAACCGGGTCATCGGAGCGGGCGACACCAACGGTGACGGGACTCCGGACATCGTGGCCACCGCGAGCGACGGGACCCTCTGGTTCTATGCGGGCAACGGCTCGAGCGGCGGCGTGAACCGCAGCTACCAGGCCGGGATCAGGATCGGGTGGGGCTGGAACGGCTTCACCCGCGTGATCGGCGGCGGCGACCTCAATGGCGACGGCCGGCCCGACCTCGTCGCCGTGTACGGGGACGGGAGCCTCTGGCTCTATCCCGGGACGGGTGTCGTGAACCCGGCCTCGCCGGCCGCCTACGGGGCGGGCATCCGGATCGGCTCCGGCGGCTGGAACGCCTTCACCTCGCTGTCTCTGGGCGACTTCGACGGCGACGGAATCGCGGACATCCTGGCGAAGGCGACGGATGGGACGCTGCGCCTGTACCGCGGTATCCGCCAGACGCCGTCCTCCACCGCGTGGCTGGCGTCCCCCGTCGTCATCGGGAGCGGGTGGAACGCCTACTCGGCGATCGACACGACCGGCGACTCGAACGGGGACGGCAAGGCCGACGTCGTCGCGCAGCGCCCCGACGGGACCCTCTGGATCTCCGCAGGCACGGGAACCGGCGGCACCGTGACGCTCGCTCCTGCGACCCTCATCGGCTCGGGCTGGACGATCTTCTCGACGGTGACCGGTACCGGCGACAAGTCACCGGGCCGGACGGGCGACCTGCTCGGCGTGCGGACGGACGGCGCGCTGCTGTACTACCCGAGCACGAACGCCGCCGGCGTCGCGAACGTGCCGGGGCTCGCCGGCGCGGTGGTCGCCGGATCGGGCTGGCAGATCTTCGGGTGA
- a CDS encoding acyl-ACP--UDP-N- acetylglucosamine O-acyltransferase gives MTGGSNSIHPTAQLSGDVVLGEGNTIGPFVVITGPVTIGDDNWFGAGVVIGAPPEVRSWPHPRADAPSDGNGVAIGSGNVIREYAQVHQGWHDVTTIGDRAFIMNQSYVAHDCRLGDDVTLASSVLLAGHVRIADGANLGLAVAVHQRRYVGRGAMVGMGAVVTHDVPPWAKAFGNPARVRGANSIGMERAGIPADAIREVATAYEAGADSPEAFSHPALAVASSEWTGRPGRAS, from the coding sequence GTGACCGGCGGCAGCAATTCGATCCACCCGACCGCCCAGCTCTCGGGAGACGTCGTGCTCGGCGAGGGGAACACGATCGGGCCGTTCGTCGTGATCACGGGACCCGTCACGATCGGCGACGACAACTGGTTCGGTGCCGGCGTCGTGATCGGTGCCCCGCCCGAGGTCCGGAGCTGGCCGCACCCGCGCGCCGACGCGCCCTCCGACGGCAACGGCGTCGCGATCGGGAGCGGCAACGTCATCCGCGAGTACGCGCAGGTGCACCAGGGCTGGCACGACGTGACGACCATCGGGGACCGGGCGTTCATCATGAACCAGTCGTACGTGGCGCACGACTGCCGGCTCGGCGACGACGTCACGCTCGCCTCGAGCGTGCTCCTCGCGGGCCACGTCCGGATCGCGGACGGGGCGAACCTCGGGCTCGCCGTCGCCGTGCACCAGCGTCGCTACGTCGGCCGCGGCGCGATGGTCGGGATGGGTGCCGTCGTCACGCACGACGTGCCTCCGTGGGCCAAGGCGTTCGGGAACCCCGCTCGCGTCCGGGGAGCCAACTCGATCGGCATGGAGCGCGCAGGCATCCCCGCCGACGCCATCCGCGAGGTCGCGACCGCGTACGAAGCGGGTGCGGACTCCCCGGAGGCGTTCAGTCACCCTGCGCTGGCGGTCGCCTCCTCGGAGTGGACGGGGCGACCGGGCCGCGCCTCCTGA
- a CDS encoding DegT/DnrJ/EryC1/StrS family aminotransferase — MIPITTVKFGADEEREVLDVLRSGSIAQGPKVARLEEEFARMHGVPHAIAVNNGTTALVAALEVLDLEPGDEVVTSPFTFVATLNAILESGATATFADITLDDFNLDPESVRRAVGPNTKVLLPVHLYGQMADMAPIAELATEKGLRILEDSAQSHGATYQGRAAGSFGLGSFSLYATKNLTTGEGGIITTDDDALADRLRVLRNQGMRARYAYEMAGHNYRLTDLQAALALPQLARYASIVEARKRNAARLIEGLEGVPGVVAPRELDGRSHVWHQFTIRVTDEARVGRDQFVEALHGEGVGAGVYYPRLLWDYDAYRDHPRVRRTEAPVADQVARQVISLPVHNALSDDDLSAIVAAVRKIAGA; from the coding sequence ATGATTCCCATCACGACCGTGAAGTTCGGCGCCGACGAGGAGCGCGAGGTCCTCGACGTCCTCCGCTCCGGATCCATCGCCCAGGGACCGAAGGTCGCCCGGCTGGAAGAAGAATTCGCCCGGATGCACGGCGTCCCGCACGCCATCGCGGTCAACAACGGGACGACGGCCCTCGTGGCGGCGCTGGAGGTGCTCGACCTCGAACCCGGAGACGAGGTCGTGACGTCTCCGTTCACCTTCGTGGCGACGCTCAACGCGATCCTCGAGAGCGGCGCGACGGCCACCTTCGCCGACATCACCCTCGACGACTTCAACCTCGACCCGGAGTCCGTGCGCCGGGCCGTCGGCCCGAACACGAAGGTCCTGCTCCCGGTCCACCTGTACGGCCAGATGGCCGACATGGCCCCGATCGCCGAGCTGGCGACCGAGAAGGGGCTGCGCATCCTCGAGGACTCCGCGCAGTCGCACGGGGCGACCTATCAGGGGCGTGCCGCCGGCAGCTTCGGCCTCGGGTCGTTCTCGCTCTACGCCACCAAGAACCTCACGACCGGCGAGGGCGGCATCATCACGACGGACGACGACGCGCTCGCCGACCGCCTCCGCGTGCTCCGCAACCAGGGCATGCGTGCCCGCTACGCGTACGAGATGGCCGGCCACAACTACCGGCTCACCGACCTGCAGGCGGCCCTGGCTCTCCCCCAGCTCGCGCGCTACGCCTCCATCGTGGAGGCGCGCAAGCGCAACGCCGCACGCCTGATCGAAGGACTCGAGGGCGTCCCCGGCGTCGTCGCGCCCCGTGAGCTCGACGGCCGCTCTCACGTGTGGCACCAGTTCACGATCCGGGTCACCGACGAGGCCCGCGTCGGCCGCGACCAGTTCGTGGAGGCGCTGCACGGCGAAGGCGTCGGAGCGGGCGTCTACTACCCGCGCCTCCTCTGGGACTACGACGCCTACCGCGACCACCCGCGCGTCCGCCGCACCGAGGCGCCGGTCGCCGACCAGGTCGCCCGCCAGGTGATCTCCCTCCCCGTCCACAATGCGCTGAGCGACGACGACCTGTCGGCCATCGTCGCTGCCGTTCGCAAGATTGCAGGAGCATGA
- a CDS encoding Gfo/Idh/MocA family protein yields MTTKRIALVGAGTMGSHHARVIAQSADADLAVLVDPRESVGRAVADRFGASWAPELPDLAEIDGVVVAAATEAHYPLAMQVLSQDTPLLIEKPVADDLLRTEEILALADAKDLPFMCGLLERYNPAVMTARELMAEPLHVTATRHSPYAQRIRTGVAWDLLVHDVDLAIGIIGSAPTGVESRLGHFHPDSLADAEDVAETILDFPGGAIAHVSASRVGQRKIRQLSIYERERLIEVDLLRRDVTVYRHVSENSVDEGRGYRQQTVIEIPELVSSQEPLTTQFVRFLDVIDGRVDAAAERASFLPAHRVIDQVIARRPVLQA; encoded by the coding sequence ATGACCACGAAGCGCATCGCCCTCGTCGGCGCGGGCACCATGGGAAGCCACCATGCCCGCGTGATCGCGCAGTCGGCGGACGCCGACCTCGCCGTCCTCGTCGACCCGCGCGAGTCCGTCGGCCGAGCCGTCGCCGACCGGTTCGGCGCCAGCTGGGCGCCGGAGCTGCCCGACCTCGCCGAGATCGACGGCGTCGTCGTGGCCGCGGCGACCGAGGCGCACTACCCGCTCGCGATGCAGGTCCTGTCGCAGGACACGCCCCTCCTCATCGAGAAGCCCGTCGCCGACGACCTCCTCCGCACCGAGGAGATCCTGGCCCTCGCCGACGCGAAGGACCTGCCGTTCATGTGCGGTCTGCTCGAGCGCTACAACCCCGCGGTCATGACGGCTCGCGAGCTCATGGCCGAGCCGCTGCACGTCACCGCGACCCGCCATTCGCCGTACGCTCAGCGCATCCGGACCGGTGTGGCGTGGGACCTCCTCGTCCACGACGTCGACCTCGCGATCGGCATCATCGGGAGCGCCCCGACCGGCGTCGAGTCGCGACTCGGCCACTTCCACCCGGACTCGCTCGCCGACGCCGAGGACGTCGCCGAGACGATCCTCGATTTCCCGGGCGGCGCGATCGCCCACGTGTCCGCCAGCCGGGTCGGACAGCGCAAGATCCGTCAGCTCTCCATCTACGAGCGCGAGCGCCTCATCGAGGTCGACCTGCTGCGCCGCGATGTGACGGTGTACCGCCACGTCTCCGAGAACTCGGTCGACGAGGGCCGGGGCTACCGGCAGCAGACGGTCATCGAGATCCCGGAGCTCGTGAGCTCGCAGGAGCCGCTGACGACCCAGTTCGTCCGCTTCCTCGACGTCATCGACGGCCGGGTCGACGCGGCGGCGGAGCGCGCGAGCTTCCTCCCGGCGCACCGCGTGATCGACCAGGTCATCGCTCGGCGCCCCGTCCTGCAGGCATGA